One Archangium violaceum genomic window, TTCATCGACGCCGAGAGCGTGCACCCGCTGCTGTTCTTCACGGAGGACCGCGCGTCGGTGTTCCCGGTGGACCCACGCAAGTGGCCGTCGCCGGGGATTCGAGGCTTCGTGGGCTCGCACCGGGCCGAGGTGGAGACCGGGCAGTTCAAGGCGCGGCTGCGCATGACGGAGTACCGCGGGAAGCTCAGCGCGACGATGATCTACGATGACCGGCCCACCCTCGACGTATTCCGGAAGGTCGACGCGGACACGGTGCTTGGCGCGATGGACGCGCGAGGAATGGCGGCGCCGTACTTCTTCGTCCTGCGCCGCGATTCCGGCGTCCCTCCCCTTTCGGTGAGGGACGGCGCATAGGACTGTCCGCGGCTCACACCCGGGCGAGCTTCTCCGGGTTGAGGACCGAGCGGATGGCGTGGATGCGCTCGCCATCCGTCTCGAAGGAGATGACGT contains:
- a CDS encoding DUF4334 domain-containing protein, coding for MTFDEAVKAGNINTQAALALFDSLPTVELAFMHGRWKGSELQTGHPIDGMLSATGWYGKQFIDAESVHPLLFFTEDRASVFPVDPRKWPSPGIRGFVGSHRAEVETGQFKARLRMTEYRGKLSATMIYDDRPTLDVFRKVDADTVLGAMDARGMAAPYFFVLRRDSGVPPLSVRDGA